The proteins below are encoded in one region of Candidatus Thiodiazotropha sp. LNASS1:
- a CDS encoding 4Fe-4S dicluster domain-containing protein, whose translation MSDLNTAMIEKYRSNFLKEVEANVEEGEWVKMCMQCGVCSGSCPLGKHWDHPPQEIFMMIRANKREEVLSTDSMWMCTSCYNCIARCPRGLPITHIMHGLAVYSKRLGLTQKKQPTAEFSQIFWDNLMKKGRVNELKLGLSMYFKDGFGQGVKNAMANQKLGQNMMKAKRMNAMEFFGGHSVKDLSGFQNMVKKAQEIEEGNLKDAK comes from the coding sequence ATGAGTGATTTAAACACCGCAATGATTGAAAAGTACCGCAGCAACTTCCTCAAGGAGGTTGAGGCGAATGTGGAGGAGGGTGAATGGGTCAAGATGTGCATGCAGTGCGGCGTGTGCTCCGGCTCCTGCCCGCTGGGTAAGCATTGGGATCATCCGCCGCAGGAGATCTTCATGATGATCCGCGCCAACAAGCGTGAAGAGGTGCTGAGCACCGACTCCATGTGGATGTGCACCTCCTGCTACAACTGCATCGCACGCTGCCCGCGCGGCCTGCCGATCACCCACATCATGCACGGCCTGGCGGTCTACTCGAAACGTCTCGGCCTGACCCAGAAGAAGCAGCCCACCGCAGAGTTCTCGCAGATCTTCTGGGACAACCTGATGAAGAAGGGTCGCGTCAACGAATTGAAACTCGGTCTCTCCATGTACTTCAAGGACGGTTTCGGCCAGGGTGTCAAGAACGCCATGGCGAATCAGAAACTGGGCCAGAACATGATGAAGGCCAAGCGCATGAACGCCATGGAATTCTTTGGCGGACACAGCGTGAAGGATCTCTCCGGCTTCCAGAACATGGTGAAGAAGGCCCAGGAGATCGAAGAAGGCAATCTGAAAGACGCGAAGTGA
- a CDS encoding nitric oxide reductase activation protein NorD gives MRSQLDQMQIQSLLDDYFEVEYSFRNTRKISEELAGLPTEEQAYILDWIRRTASTHIEIAYQFAQQAPEALRQMDESMIEAWLVQSMDLYDTSGLHAALATIRDMDVFVEQGRERAAGSVFDEQAGVLLPFVQGLSGRKLKLEKADYLYTDGEVIFLPAVMAHLPNVRDNFLLYKAAVAYHWAQVRFGTFRADLIPYLEAHPTPERALRCFHAVETVRLNACIERELPGLFREMKELSNKLNPEPLPEGWAKQVAFLQTRQATAQDSLDLCKRIIGNRLPKAALFHGQLKPDLVLAVMLRRIEREKAKLRVALKAIADDLQQSGDDQEPIDRFSLTPLDDSPFVEEMQFELQVNGKSVPFSEEIRNLMTSIVQDLGDIPEEYLTPAGPGEYDLKDTEEETLKPEKVWSGTYHEDGAFLYQEWDYRRKHYRKNWCVVREMPVREEYDDFVAGVMYKYRRLLAGLRKTFEALRDEDRLLKRQAYGDSVDIDAFVEAWADMHTGLEMTDRLFTRMHREERNIAVMFMVDMSGSTQGWVNEAEREALILLAESLEMLGDRYAIYGFTGMSRKRCEVFPVKGFDQPYDDGVKARISAMRAGDYTRMGAAIRHLSHLLNEVEARTKLLITLSDGKPDDYNDEYRSQYGIEDTRQALFEARRQGIHAFCITIDEEGQDYLPHMYGAANYTVVNEIEKLPLKVSDIYKKITT, from the coding sequence ATGAGATCACAACTCGATCAAATGCAGATTCAGTCACTACTCGATGATTACTTCGAGGTTGAATACAGTTTCCGCAATACCCGGAAAATAAGCGAGGAGCTTGCCGGACTGCCAACAGAGGAGCAGGCATATATTCTTGACTGGATAAGACGCACCGCCAGTACCCATATCGAGATTGCCTATCAGTTTGCACAACAGGCGCCCGAGGCGCTTCGACAGATGGACGAGTCGATGATCGAAGCCTGGCTCGTTCAGTCGATGGATCTGTACGATACTTCCGGGCTGCATGCAGCGCTGGCGACGATCAGGGATATGGATGTGTTTGTTGAGCAGGGGCGTGAACGGGCTGCCGGGTCTGTGTTTGATGAGCAGGCTGGTGTATTGCTTCCTTTCGTTCAGGGATTATCCGGCAGAAAGCTGAAGCTTGAAAAGGCCGATTACCTCTATACCGACGGTGAGGTGATATTCCTTCCCGCTGTGATGGCCCATCTGCCGAACGTCCGGGATAATTTTTTACTCTATAAAGCTGCTGTGGCCTATCATTGGGCACAGGTTCGCTTCGGGACCTTCCGCGCCGATTTGATCCCCTATCTGGAGGCGCATCCGACGCCGGAGAGGGCGCTGCGATGTTTTCATGCAGTTGAAACCGTACGCCTGAATGCCTGTATCGAACGGGAACTGCCGGGACTCTTTCGCGAGATGAAGGAACTCTCGAATAAGTTGAATCCAGAGCCGCTCCCGGAAGGGTGGGCAAAACAGGTGGCCTTTCTGCAAACGCGCCAGGCCACAGCGCAAGACTCCCTTGATCTTTGCAAACGTATTATCGGCAATAGGTTGCCGAAGGCAGCTCTTTTTCACGGCCAATTGAAACCGGACCTGGTGCTGGCGGTTATGCTGCGACGGATAGAAAGGGAAAAGGCCAAACTGCGCGTGGCCTTGAAGGCGATCGCCGATGATCTGCAACAGTCAGGCGATGATCAGGAACCGATTGATCGTTTTTCTCTGACACCCTTGGATGATTCCCCGTTTGTGGAGGAGATGCAGTTTGAATTGCAGGTAAACGGCAAGTCAGTCCCGTTCTCTGAAGAGATCAGAAATCTGATGACATCGATTGTTCAGGATCTGGGGGACATCCCCGAAGAGTATCTTACGCCTGCCGGACCTGGAGAGTACGATCTGAAGGACACCGAAGAGGAAACGTTGAAGCCGGAGAAGGTGTGGAGCGGCACCTATCACGAAGACGGCGCTTTTCTCTATCAGGAGTGGGACTATCGGCGCAAACACTATCGCAAGAACTGGTGTGTTGTCAGAGAGATGCCCGTCAGGGAGGAGTACGATGATTTTGTTGCCGGGGTCATGTACAAATATCGTCGTTTATTAGCGGGTCTACGCAAGACATTTGAGGCGCTGCGTGATGAGGACAGGTTACTGAAGCGCCAGGCATATGGCGATAGCGTGGATATCGATGCCTTTGTCGAGGCCTGGGCGGATATGCATACAGGATTGGAGATGACGGATCGCCTTTTTACACGCATGCACCGGGAAGAGCGGAATATCGCGGTGATGTTTATGGTGGATATGTCCGGTTCAACCCAGGGTTGGGTCAACGAAGCAGAACGAGAGGCCTTGATCCTGCTGGCAGAGTCGCTGGAAATGCTGGGTGATCGCTATGCAATCTATGGCTTTACCGGGATGAGCCGTAAGCGTTGTGAAGTGTTTCCTGTAAAAGGCTTTGATCAGCCCTATGATGATGGGGTAAAGGCAAGAATCAGCGCTATGCGTGCCGGAGACTATACCCGTATGGGCGCCGCTATCCGCCACTTGAGTCATCTTCTCAATGAAGTGGAAGCAAGAACCAAGTTGCTGATCACGTTGTCTGATGGCAAACCGGATGACTACAATGACGAATACCGCAGCCAATACGGTATTGAGGATACCCGGCAGGCCCTGTTCGAGGCGAGACGCCAAGGTATTCACGCGTTTTGCATTACTATCGATGAAGAGGGACAGGACTATCTGCCTCATATGTACGGTGCGGCGAACTATACCGTTGTCAACGAGATCGAAAAACTACCTCTGAAGGTTTCCGATATCTACAAAAAAATAACTACTTGA
- a CDS encoding CoB--CoM heterodisulfide reductase iron-sulfur subunit B family protein, producing MAKIELSFYPGCSSQKGATSSNYLVSAQTMCEELDIQLNEIPDWNCCGASIGYGGGGELPRLALSARNIALSEEHNSGQEIVATCAACWLSTREAKERLHEDEQMFKDANAALSEAGLKYKGESNVRHMVEVLVEDIGFDGIKSKVKKPLEGLKIAGYVGCQTNRPFGIAGESFENPQYLDKIVESVGAESIPTYEKKVQCCGGALAFSEPEKSQEMIKGIIEAAYDNGADMIVTPCPLCQANVEIYQDNINETYGTKFNMPVVYYSTLMSVAFGRSAADAALNGQIIPAKQLEEIANK from the coding sequence ATGGCTAAGATAGAACTCTCATTCTACCCGGGTTGCTCCTCACAGAAGGGAGCCACCTCTTCCAACTATTTAGTCTCCGCACAAACCATGTGCGAGGAGCTGGACATCCAGCTCAACGAGATCCCCGACTGGAACTGCTGCGGCGCCTCCATCGGCTACGGCGGTGGCGGCGAATTGCCCCGTCTGGCCCTCTCCGCCCGCAACATCGCACTGTCCGAGGAGCACAACTCGGGCCAGGAGATCGTCGCCACCTGCGCCGCCTGCTGGCTCTCCACCCGCGAGGCCAAAGAGCGCCTGCACGAAGACGAGCAGATGTTCAAGGACGCCAACGCCGCCCTCTCCGAGGCAGGCCTGAAATACAAGGGCGAGTCCAACGTCCGCCACATGGTGGAAGTGCTGGTCGAGGATATCGGTTTCGACGGCATCAAATCCAAGGTCAAAAAGCCCCTGGAGGGCCTTAAGATCGCCGGTTACGTGGGCTGTCAGACCAACCGCCCCTTCGGCATCGCCGGCGAGTCCTTCGAGAATCCCCAGTACCTGGACAAAATCGTAGAGAGCGTCGGCGCCGAGTCGATTCCTACCTACGAAAAGAAAGTCCAGTGCTGCGGCGGGGCACTGGCCTTCTCCGAACCGGAGAAGTCCCAGGAGATGATCAAAGGCATCATCGAGGCGGCCTACGACAACGGCGCCGATATGATCGTCACCCCCTGCCCGCTGTGTCAGGCCAATGTAGAGATCTATCAGGACAATATCAACGAGACCTACGGCACCAAGTTCAACATGCCGGTGGTTTATTACTCCACATTGATGAGTGTCGCCTTCGGGCGCAGCGCTGCGGATGCTGCCCTCAACGGTCAGATCATCCCGGCCAAGCAGCTTGAAGAAATCGCTAATAAATAA
- a CDS encoding CoB--CoM heterodisulfide reductase iron-sulfur subunit A family protein has product MTEVIATNETILVVGGGISGMTAALEAAETGKQVVLVEKRPYVGGRVTQLYKYFPKLCFPTCGLEINQRRAKMNPNLNIITMAEVTDIKGEAGNYTATVKISPRYVNENCTACGDCAKAVETEFDDEFNYEMGKRKGAYLPHRMAHPQRYVLDPAIIGTDDAQKAKDACKVNAIDLDMQEETIEFKAGAVVWATGWKPYDANKIQPYGYDRIANVITSVEFERMADPNGPTGGKLVRPSDGKEVKSVAFIQCAGSRDKNHLLHCSRICCMASLKQATYPADEVDISIYYIDIRAIDRFEDFYQKVKAKDNVSFIKSKVASIVENKENGNPTLHGVDTEGYNRYANEHDLVVLAVGMEPSVDKASFPVEIVINEEGFIEPAPENGGVFAAGCSSDALDVNRAVQHATGAALRAIQVVNRVAATEG; this is encoded by the coding sequence ATGACGGAAGTAATCGCAACCAATGAGACTATTCTCGTGGTCGGTGGCGGCATAAGCGGCATGACCGCTGCTTTGGAGGCCGCTGAGACGGGAAAGCAGGTCGTACTGGTTGAAAAGCGCCCCTATGTCGGCGGTCGCGTCACCCAGCTGTATAAATACTTTCCCAAGCTCTGCTTTCCCACCTGTGGGTTGGAGATCAATCAGCGCCGGGCAAAGATGAACCCGAACCTCAACATCATCACCATGGCCGAGGTTACGGACATCAAGGGTGAGGCGGGCAATTACACCGCCACTGTCAAGATCAGCCCCCGTTACGTGAATGAGAACTGCACCGCCTGCGGTGATTGCGCCAAGGCAGTGGAGACTGAATTCGACGATGAATTCAACTATGAGATGGGCAAGCGCAAAGGCGCCTACCTGCCCCACCGCATGGCCCATCCGCAGCGTTATGTGCTCGATCCGGCAATCATCGGCACCGATGATGCCCAGAAGGCAAAAGATGCGTGCAAGGTCAACGCCATCGATCTGGACATGCAGGAAGAGACCATTGAATTCAAGGCCGGCGCGGTCGTCTGGGCCACCGGCTGGAAACCCTACGATGCCAATAAGATTCAGCCTTACGGCTACGATCGCATCGCCAACGTGATCACCAGCGTCGAGTTCGAGCGCATGGCCGATCCCAATGGCCCCACCGGCGGCAAGCTGGTGCGTCCTTCGGACGGCAAAGAGGTCAAATCGGTGGCCTTCATTCAGTGCGCCGGTTCCCGCGACAAGAATCACCTGCTGCACTGCTCACGCATCTGCTGCATGGCCTCCCTGAAGCAGGCCACCTACCCGGCGGATGAGGTGGACATCTCCATCTACTATATCGACATCCGCGCCATCGACCGTTTTGAGGATTTCTATCAGAAGGTCAAGGCGAAGGATAACGTCAGCTTCATCAAGTCAAAAGTCGCTTCCATAGTGGAGAACAAGGAGAACGGCAATCCGACCCTGCACGGTGTCGATACCGAGGGTTACAACCGTTACGCCAACGAGCACGACCTGGTCGTCCTGGCCGTCGGCATGGAACCCAGCGTCGACAAGGCGAGCTTCCCGGTGGAGATCGTGATCAACGAAGAGGGCTTCATCGAGCCCGCACCGGAGAACGGCGGTGTTTTCGCCGCCGGGTGTTCGTCTGATGCGCTGGATGTCAACCGCGCCGTTCAACACGCCACTGGCGCCGCCCTGCGCGCCATCCAAGTGGTCAATCGCGTAGCAGCGACGGAGGGTTAA
- a CDS encoding EAL domain-containing protein — protein sequence MSGQLRALVIEDSEYEHNLLRKTLHRGGLDLSTLRIDSLDSLTNALQSEEWDLILSTTDITDCPPEASLDYLQKHDLDIPFILVSDHIGEEKVVTLLKAGANDFVNFKNLTRLVPAIERELKEAAVRREAEETKQALHRSENRYRQLVDDSPTPILLLQDEKIVFLNKAAKQTLAVSELGQLIDKSVSELLHDGPPELMESQLKLLRNHNSRPYQAAFRRADGIIILVEVFVSPAEHEGAPATQLVFTDVTQRKDSDAKLQQAVQIIEHTMEGVLTTDNQGMIDSVNPAFSEITGYSETEIISQHPRILISDKHSPEFFDELWNEVIQTGSWRGEIWNQRKNGEIYPAWMTISCVQNEQGSIVHYVAVFSDITSIKQTQSQLEHLAHHDSLTNLPNRLLFEDRLEHAIAQAKRQKRQLAVLFLDLDRFKNINDSLGHAMGDELLKEVATRLQNILRDDDTAARLGGDEFTVLVENVEDPSQAAVVASKIQEKFKAPFRIAGRELHVTTSIGISIYPEDGKDVADLTKNADAAMYQAKEQGRNSYRYYTSELTRTAFERLLLETELRSALQQNQLLLYYQPQISLHNGEMTGAEAVLRWHHPRLGIIPPARFIPLAEESGLIHEIGNWVLKEACEQTRYLHRQGLFHGRMAINLSVRQIMQTDLILRFEQIIGESGCPPDMLQLEVTEGIFMGQMKHSVPVLDVFKKLGVSIAIDDFGTGYSSLSYLKQLPIDKLKIDRSFIRDMPHDSDAVAITQAIVSLGKNLGLRITAEGIETMAQQSLLQKMGCQEGQGYLYSPPVPAETFEEMLLEGRRTFHHHFSNYGR from the coding sequence ATGTCAGGACAACTGCGGGCTCTTGTAATCGAAGACTCCGAATATGAACATAATCTGTTGCGTAAAACCCTCCATCGTGGCGGCTTGGATCTATCTACCCTGCGCATAGACTCTCTGGATTCCCTTACGAATGCCTTGCAATCCGAGGAATGGGATCTGATCCTATCGACAACGGATATTACGGACTGCCCCCCGGAAGCGAGTCTCGACTATCTACAAAAGCATGACCTTGATATCCCGTTTATCCTGGTATCCGATCATATCGGTGAAGAAAAAGTCGTCACGCTATTGAAGGCGGGTGCGAACGATTTCGTTAATTTCAAGAATCTTACCCGCCTGGTACCTGCGATTGAACGTGAACTCAAAGAGGCTGCGGTACGCCGCGAAGCCGAAGAGACCAAACAGGCACTGCATCGCAGCGAAAACCGTTATCGTCAACTGGTCGATGATTCGCCCACGCCGATTCTGCTGCTGCAAGACGAGAAGATCGTCTTTCTGAACAAGGCTGCAAAACAGACGCTGGCAGTATCCGAGCTGGGACAGTTGATAGACAAATCCGTCAGCGAGCTCTTGCATGACGGCCCTCCCGAGCTGATGGAATCGCAGCTGAAGCTGTTGCGCAATCACAACAGCCGGCCCTACCAGGCTGCATTCAGGCGTGCCGACGGTATCATCATTCTGGTTGAGGTCTTTGTCAGTCCGGCAGAGCACGAGGGCGCGCCCGCCACGCAACTTGTCTTTACCGATGTGACCCAGCGTAAGGATTCGGATGCGAAGCTGCAACAGGCGGTACAGATCATAGAGCACACCATGGAGGGTGTACTGACTACCGACAACCAGGGCATGATCGATTCGGTCAACCCGGCCTTCAGCGAGATTACCGGCTATTCCGAGACAGAAATCATCTCGCAGCATCCGCGGATATTAATCTCCGACAAGCACTCGCCCGAATTTTTTGATGAGTTGTGGAACGAAGTCATTCAGACGGGATCCTGGCGTGGCGAAATCTGGAATCAGCGTAAGAACGGAGAGATCTATCCGGCCTGGATGACCATCAGTTGCGTACAAAATGAACAGGGAAGCATAGTCCATTACGTCGCTGTCTTCTCCGATATCACCAGTATCAAGCAGACCCAATCCCAGCTTGAACATCTGGCTCATCATGACTCCCTCACCAATCTCCCCAACCGGTTGCTGTTCGAGGATCGCCTGGAACACGCGATTGCCCAGGCGAAACGTCAAAAGCGCCAGCTTGCCGTGCTGTTTCTCGATCTCGATCGCTTCAAAAACATCAATGACAGCCTCGGCCACGCGATGGGGGACGAACTCCTGAAAGAGGTTGCCACCCGGCTGCAGAACATATTGCGCGATGACGATACCGCCGCACGCTTAGGGGGTGATGAATTCACTGTCCTGGTGGAAAACGTCGAGGACCCGAGCCAGGCGGCCGTGGTTGCATCCAAGATCCAGGAAAAGTTCAAGGCCCCCTTCAGGATTGCGGGGCGGGAACTCCATGTCACGACAAGCATCGGCATCAGCATCTACCCTGAAGACGGCAAAGATGTGGCGGACCTGACGAAAAACGCCGATGCCGCTATGTATCAGGCCAAAGAACAGGGCCGTAACAGCTACCGCTACTACACATCGGAATTGACAAGGACAGCATTCGAAAGGCTGCTGCTTGAAACAGAGCTTCGCAGTGCCCTGCAACAGAATCAGTTGTTACTCTATTATCAGCCGCAGATATCCTTGCACAACGGGGAGATGACCGGTGCGGAAGCAGTGCTGCGCTGGCACCATCCGCGTCTCGGCATTATCCCGCCGGCACGTTTCATTCCCCTCGCTGAAGAGTCAGGCCTGATCCATGAAATCGGTAACTGGGTACTGAAAGAGGCCTGCGAACAGACACGTTACCTGCATCGACAGGGGCTCTTTCATGGGCGCATGGCCATCAACCTCTCGGTCAGACAGATCATGCAGACCGACCTGATCCTGCGTTTTGAGCAGATCATCGGTGAATCCGGCTGCCCGCCGGACATGCTGCAGCTGGAGGTCACTGAAGGCATATTCATGGGACAGATGAAACACTCGGTCCCGGTGCTTGATGTGTTCAAGAAACTCGGGGTCTCCATCGCCATCGACGATTTCGGTACAGGCTACTCCTCCCTTTCATACCTGAAACAGCTGCCGATCGACAAACTCAAGATCGATCGCTCCTTCATCCGCGACATGCCCCATGACAGCGATGCCGTCGCCATCACCCAAGCGATTGTTTCATTAGGCAAGAACCTGGGGTTGAGAATCACCGCTGAGGGTATCGAGACCATGGCGCAACAGTCGTTACTGCAGAAAATGGGATGCCAGGAGGGTCAGGGGTATCTCTACAGCCCGCCGGTGCCCGCGGAGACCTTCGAGGAGATGCTGCTCGAGGGCAGAAGAACCTTCCACCACCACTTCTCCAACTACGGAAGATAA
- a CDS encoding CbbQ/NirQ/NorQ/GpvN family protein, producing the protein MKPEEYYFENEPYYEQVNDEIAVFEAAYLNQLPVLLKGPTGCGKTRFMEHMAWRLKRPLITVSCHDDLTASDLVGRFLVKNGETVWVDGPLAAAVRAGGICYLDEVVEARKDTTVVIHPLADDRRVLPMEKVGELLEATADFCLAISFNPGYQSVLKDLKQSTRQRFVALEFDYPESELEKKIIQNEAAVDAEMAARLVKFAHMTRNLKGSGLDEGASTRLLVHAAKLIASGVEPVVACRACVAQSLTDDSDMLAAVNELSASLF; encoded by the coding sequence TTGAAACCAGAAGAGTACTATTTCGAAAATGAGCCTTATTATGAACAGGTCAATGACGAGATAGCTGTTTTTGAAGCCGCTTATCTAAATCAGTTGCCTGTCCTATTGAAGGGCCCTACCGGCTGTGGCAAGACCCGTTTCATGGAACACATGGCATGGCGTCTGAAACGTCCTTTGATCACTGTTTCATGCCATGATGACTTGACCGCTTCGGATCTGGTGGGCCGGTTTCTGGTGAAGAATGGCGAAACCGTGTGGGTGGACGGTCCCCTGGCCGCGGCGGTGCGTGCCGGTGGCATATGTTATTTGGATGAAGTGGTGGAGGCGCGTAAAGATACGACGGTTGTCATCCATCCGTTGGCCGACGATCGACGCGTATTACCGATGGAGAAGGTGGGAGAGCTGCTTGAGGCGACGGCGGATTTTTGTCTCGCCATCTCCTTCAATCCAGGTTATCAGAGTGTACTCAAGGATCTTAAACAGAGTACGCGTCAGCGCTTCGTTGCCCTGGAATTTGACTATCCCGAATCGGAACTGGAGAAAAAAATCATTCAGAACGAGGCGGCAGTCGATGCAGAGATGGCGGCCAGGCTGGTTAAGTTTGCCCATATGACGAGAAATCTCAAGGGCAGCGGATTGGATGAGGGGGCTTCGACCAGGTTGTTGGTGCACGCAGCGAAACTGATTGCCAGTGGGGTTGAGCCGGTGGTGGCCTGTCGCGCATGTGTCGCCCAGTCGTTGACGGATGATTCGGATATGCTGGCGGCGGTGAATGAACTCAGCGCCTCTCTTTTCTAG
- a CDS encoding FAD-dependent oxidoreductase encodes MADEKKFAGYVCTGCGLGERLDAGQLETIATRDGKMQSCKQHEMLCSAEGVQIIKDDIANEDVTHVMIAACSKRAKVEAFNFTDVALTRANLREGVIWVRPDTDENSETTQEMAEDYIRMACAELKSMTQPSASGEQTLNKNILVVGGGVTGMTAAIEAAAAGYPVHLVEKSGQLGGALGGYYKVIPTRSPYDAPAENPVPGMIEAIEADDRITVHLNSTLAKTEGAPGRFSVEVATESGSSETLSIGAIVQASGWKPYDASQLPEFAHDKSADVVTNHELEALAVAANGGPIKRPSDGKEVTSVCFIQNAGQCSDKEGHLSYFSGVTDLVSIKQAMYFKELNGDCDTTILFDNLRTPGAGGEDFYRAGQQAMVTFSKGIASEVVPGDSLTVKFEDKILNEETEMVCDLVVLATGMEPNSGPDPYAQLMVDEAEDEEEKAKAQAILDNAPPSILNLQYRQGTDLPHLKNGFNDSHFICFPYETRRTGIYAAGPVRRPMDAQQARDDATGAALKAIQAAENAGLGRAAHPRSGDLSFPSFRKEGCTQCKRCTVECPFGAINEDEEGYPMYNESRCRRCGTCMGACPVRVISFENYSVETVNQQIKNVEIPEEWDEKPRILVLACENDAYPALDQAAQAGVEINPWARVIPVRCLGSVSLSWVTDALNNGYDGIVMMGCRRDDDYQCHFVRGSAMAAERMSKVGDTLDTLNLEPERVILHEVAITDVERAPQLINDMAETVEKIGLSPFKF; translated from the coding sequence GTGGCTGACGAAAAGAAATTTGCTGGATATGTCTGCACCGGCTGTGGTCTGGGCGAGCGCCTGGACGCCGGTCAGCTGGAAACCATCGCCACCCGTGACGGCAAGATGCAGAGCTGCAAACAACACGAGATGCTCTGCTCCGCCGAGGGTGTGCAGATAATCAAAGACGACATCGCCAATGAAGATGTCACCCACGTTATGATCGCCGCTTGCTCCAAGCGCGCCAAAGTCGAGGCCTTCAACTTTACCGACGTGGCCCTGACCCGCGCCAACCTGCGCGAGGGCGTCATCTGGGTTCGTCCCGATACGGACGAGAACAGCGAGACCACCCAGGAGATGGCGGAAGACTACATCCGCATGGCCTGCGCCGAGCTCAAGTCGATGACACAGCCTTCCGCCTCCGGCGAGCAGACCCTCAACAAGAACATTCTGGTTGTGGGCGGCGGCGTCACCGGCATGACGGCGGCGATCGAGGCCGCGGCAGCCGGCTATCCGGTCCACCTGGTGGAAAAGAGTGGTCAGCTGGGTGGCGCACTGGGCGGTTACTACAAGGTCATCCCGACCCGTTCACCCTACGACGCCCCGGCGGAGAATCCTGTACCCGGCATGATCGAGGCAATCGAGGCCGACGACAGGATCACGGTCCACCTCAACAGCACCCTCGCCAAGACCGAAGGCGCACCGGGCCGCTTCAGTGTCGAGGTTGCCACCGAATCCGGCAGCAGCGAGACTCTCTCCATCGGCGCTATCGTCCAGGCCTCCGGCTGGAAGCCCTACGATGCCAGCCAGCTGCCCGAGTTCGCTCATGACAAATCGGCGGACGTGGTCACCAACCACGAATTGGAGGCCCTGGCGGTCGCTGCCAACGGCGGTCCGATCAAGCGGCCTTCCGACGGCAAAGAGGTGACCTCGGTCTGCTTCATCCAGAACGCAGGCCAGTGTTCGGATAAGGAGGGCCATCTCTCCTATTTCTCCGGTGTCACCGACCTGGTCTCCATCAAGCAGGCGATGTACTTCAAAGAGTTGAACGGGGATTGCGATACCACCATCCTGTTCGACAACCTGCGCACACCTGGCGCCGGCGGCGAGGATTTCTACCGCGCCGGTCAACAGGCGATGGTCACCTTCTCCAAGGGCATTGCATCCGAGGTTGTGCCCGGTGACAGCCTGACCGTCAAATTCGAGGACAAGATCCTTAACGAAGAGACCGAGATGGTCTGTGACCTGGTGGTGCTTGCCACCGGCATGGAGCCAAACTCCGGTCCCGATCCCTATGCCCAGCTGATGGTGGATGAGGCGGAGGATGAAGAGGAGAAGGCGAAGGCCCAGGCGATCCTTGATAATGCGCCGCCCTCGATCCTCAACCTGCAGTACCGTCAGGGCACCGATCTGCCGCATCTGAAGAACGGGTTCAACGACTCGCACTTCATCTGCTTTCCCTACGAGACCCGTCGAACCGGCATCTATGCCGCCGGTCCGGTGCGTCGTCCCATGGATGCCCAGCAGGCCCGTGACGATGCCACCGGCGCGGCGCTGAAGGCGATTCAGGCGGCTGAGAACGCCGGACTGGGACGCGCCGCGCACCCCCGCTCCGGCGATCTCTCCTTCCCAAGCTTCCGCAAGGAGGGCTGTACCCAGTGTAAGCGCTGTACCGTCGAGTGCCCCTTCGGCGCCATCAACGAGGACGAGGAAGGCTATCCGATGTACAACGAATCCCGTTGTCGTCGTTGCGGTACCTGCATGGGCGCCTGTCCGGTGCGCGTCATCTCCTTCGAGAACTACTCGGTGGAGACCGTCAACCAGCAGATCAAGAACGTCGAGATCCCCGAAGAGTGGGACGAGAAACCGCGCATTCTGGTACTGGCCTGTGAGAACGATGCCTATCCGGCACTCGACCAGGCGGCTCAGGCAGGCGTGGAGATCAATCCCTGGGCGCGAGTCATACCTGTCCGCTGCCTGGGCTCTGTGAGCCTCTCCTGGGTTACCGATGCATTGAACAACGGTTATGACGGCATCGTCATGATGGGCTGTCGTCGCGATGACGACTACCAATGCCACTTTGTACGCGGCTCGGCCATGGCGGCGGAACGCATGAGCAAGGTGGGTGACACCCTCGATACGCTGAATCTTGAACCGGAACGCGTGATCCTGCATGAGGTTGCCATCACCGATGTGGAGCGTGCGCCCCAGTTGATCAACGACATGGCGGAGACCGTGGAGAAGATCGGCCTGAGTCCGTTCAAGTTCTAA